The genomic interval TCCGGCAAACATCACCGTGTGGTCGCCCACAATATCGCCGCCGCGGATCGCATGAAAACCGATCTCTTTTTCCGGCCGCTCGCCCGGCATACCGGTACGCCCGTCAACCTGCGTTTCTTTAAGATCCCAGCCGTACCCATCCGCCGCCGCCTGTCCCAGCATCAGTGCTGTGCCGCTCGGCGCATCCTTTTTCTGGTTATGATGGCTTTCAATAACTTCAATGTCGTACCCTTTGTCTTTCAGTGACCGGGCACCAAGCTCAACCAGGTGGCAGAGCAGATTAATGCCCATGCTCATATTGCCGGAAAGTACAACCGGTGTTTTTTCCGCCGCCGCGTAAACGGCGGCCAGCTCTTCCTCGTTCAATCCCGTGGTTCCAATCACCCAGGCCGTACCCCATTCCGCAATATGCGCCGCATTTCCTGCGGTTCCGACATGCGAAGAAAAATCGATGATCACATCGGCATCCGGTCCGACCTCCTCAAGGTTTCCGGTCACATTGACCCCCGCCGGTTTACTGCCCGCCACCAAACCGGCATCCTTTCCATGGTCGGCTTCCCACAGATCAACAGCACCAACGAGTTCCAACCCCTGAACCTTTTCCTCCAGAATACAGCGGATCAGCGCTTTCCCCATGCGCCCGCAGGCTCCTTGAATTACAACTTTTACTGACATTACAACACTCCTGCAGCTTCAAGCGTTGCCCGCAGCACCGCTTTGTTTTCATCCGTCGTCGCACACATCGGCAGACGATAGGTTTCCTCAATCAAACCCTTCATAGCCATTGCGGCCTTAATCGGAATCGGATTGGTATCAATAAACAGATCATCGAAGACCTTTGCATATTGATCATGCAGTGCCTGCGCCTCTTCATATTGTCCATTCAGCGCAGCAGCCACCAACGCCGACACTTCTGCCGGTATGATATTGGAAGCCACGGAAATGACGCCGAGCGCACCTTCTTTTATCATCGGCAATGCAAGCGAATCATCGCCGG from Verrucomicrobia bacterium S94 carries:
- a CDS encoding 4-hydroxy-tetrahydrodipicolinate reductase; this encodes MSVKVVIQGACGRMGKALIRCILEEKVQGLELVGAVDLWEADHGKDAGLVAGSKPAGVNVTGNLEEVGPDADVIIDFSSHVGTAGNAAHIAEWGTAWVIGTTGLNEEELAAVYAAAEKTPVVLSGNMSMGINLLCHLVELGARSLKDKGYDIEVIESHHNQKKDAPSGTALMLGQAAADGYGWDLKETQVDGRTGMPGERPEKEIGFHAIRGGDIVGDHTVMFAGVGEQLELSHRATSRDVFAIGALQAALWIAGKEAKLYTMKDAMKHVLGI